The sequence below is a genomic window from Papio anubis isolate 15944 chromosome X, Panubis1.0, whole genome shotgun sequence.
CTTTCCAACCAAAGTCGTGGCTTTCAAAGTTTTGACAGTGACCCACAGTGAGAAATATTTAACATAGCTTTCCTGTGGGCAGTCAGGGTGTATAGAAGTTTCTAAAAACAATGCTTCCCCTTTCCAAGTGCAACCAAAGGGTATTTCCTACCTTATTTTCCGTtaaaagggaggggaaaaaaatgacgTTAGCATGGGCCACGAGACGGTAACGTCAGCGGTAAAGCCAGCAGCAACGGCAAAAGCGACGGTAGCTTTAACGGTAGCTGTAACGGTAGCGGTGACGTCAGCGGTAACGGCAACAGTGACGGCAACGGTAGCGGTACAGGTAGCGGTAACGGTGGCGGTAGCGGAGGCGGCGACCATCGTGACGTCATACACAGCGCCCTTTGTGACACCAGGGCCCTGGTGCTTTAACTAGGGCGTTGGGACCTGTTGCCCCGGCAGACGGCGCTGCAGTTTCAGACTGGAGGGCGGCGGACGGCTGCTCAGCGGCCCAACTCTCTCGCAGCCCTTCTCTCCGCAAAATGtcagcctccacctcctcgcACCGGCCCATCAAGGGGATCCTGAAAAACAAAAGCTCCTCAGGTTCCTCGGTGGCGACTTCCGGCCAGCAGTCTGGAGGGAATATTCAAgatgtaaagagaaagaaatcccaGAAGTGGGACGAATCAAGCATCCTTGCGACACACCGCGCAACGTACAGAGATTACGATTTAATGAAGGCAAATGAGCCCGGCACTTCCTACATGAATTTGCAAGATGATGGGGAAGATTCAGTGCGCGATGTCGAAGGAGAAGATTCAGTGCGCGGTGTCCAAGGAAAGGAAGCCATGGCCGCCACTGATGCCTCGGACCACAGCTgtgaggtggaggaggaagagagcaacGAGGCCTACATGAGAAAAATCCTCCTCCACAAACAGGAGAAAAAGCGGCAGTTCGAAATAAGAAGGCGGCTTCACTACAACGAAGAATTGAACATCAAATTAGCTAGACAATTAATGTGGAACGACCTACAAAGTGAAGACGATGAAAACGAAGAAAGGCCACCAGCCACGAATGAAGAAAAGACTGCTGCAGAAGAATCAGAGGAAGCTCCTCTAAGCGGTGGACTGCAAATCCAATCATGCGACCCTTAGAATTCTGATACCGGCTTCACCCTTGCAATTGTTTGTGAATATGCGACGCTTAGAAGATATCTGCTTCACCCTTGCAATTGTTTGTGAAATACAAACCTTGTTACTGTAATACACTGCTTCTTGTTTTCTGTAGCGCATGCGTCGAGCACTAAATTACTTAAATTGTAATGCAGAATTGAATGGTAATCTTAGAGAGTAATAGATTAAGTGGGAAATGCCTGCTTGATGTTGTTGTAATTATCACAAATACAGATCCTgatattgcttttaattttataaaaccatATTCCTTTTATAAAACTATGGGTTAATGTATATATTCTATAGCTTTTTAATATGTTAAAGACTTGAAAGAGGACTAATTTATATTCACTTCTAGTTGTACTAacttttgcagaaaaagttttgttaaaaatgcagaacatAATTGGTAAAGTAGATTATCTAGGCTGATAAATACTCAGGCTGAAAAACACTTTAGGGTGATTTGCTGTTTAATTGAGAGGGAATATATTATAAGAGTTATTGTTGAATTTTCTTATAGTAACTTTAcaatttctcttaattttctttgtgtttacaaGGAAATGACTGAAGTTTTTCTCATGAAAAATAGCCATTTTTCATGCATTATCAGGTTAAAGTTGCACcagtgtctgttttgttttttgtacagAGGGTGGGCAGATTTGGTATCAATAGTTTTTTCAAATTCTAAAGTAGTTAGTAGTCCCTTTTCATACCTACCTTAACCTCTATCCTTTGTTCCTCAGTCCTCCCAGCCCATGCACATCCAATCCCTTAACTTTATGGAATATCATAGATAGTCAAGACATTAAAAACCCTTTCTTCTCTCAGATATTCTATGTGTTGCAACAGTGTCATTTCCATTTTGAGTATTGTGGTCTCTTCAGACTTCCAACATGTGGGGTTACATGACTATTTGAACGCAAAGAAGTGGTTTCCAGATGCCTGCGGAGTGAACAGCTGCCTGCAGATGCGTTCTTCTTTCAAGTTTCTTCTGTCTGAAGGTGAAGACAGAAAGCTCAGCCCTCGTGACCTGTTCTTCctcagaagagaaggaaaaccaGCTTACATTTGGCTAGAGTTAGGGGAGGAATGGGGTTGCAGAAGTGATAAGGGAAAATCATAGATGACTCACAAGTGGGGAGACAAGCAGATGAAAACATTGGAGGGAATAACACATGGTTCTACATGGGGGGGAGGTGTGTCTAAAGAATCATTTTCCACAAGATGATACACTATTTTTTACCTAACACAGTACCACACCTAGGTTATTAGGGAGAAATGTGGGCAAGGAGATGAGGGATGAAACCTCCAAAACCCAAATTTGGGGAGGAATACatccaataatttttaataagaaacttGATCAAATTAGCACTATCgttttataattgaaaaattcAGCCCATGAGACAGGATGCAACATTCAATACATATTCAAGGGGAAGCAGAAGAGACTGAGCTCTCAGTCAGTCCACACTGGGTGGGCTTTAGCAGCCAATGCTGCATGTACAGAGGCCTTTGGAGGATTTAAGAATGCAGATTGCAAAAAGTCTGGGGAAAACTGAAAATtgtgggtgtgtgtctgtgtttgtgtgtctatgtgtgggCACCGGGAAAAGCTGCCTTGAGCATTCTTCTCTACCAGTATAAACACAGTTCTCTAAGACAAGGTTATACATTATTAGCtcctgaaaaagataaaaaattgtttttatcattGTGTAGGCAGAGCATTTTTGCATCACTGAACCTGCTTATGCATGCTGGGTACGAAATATCTTATTCTTTCACGaagccttctttttcttcatctttttttttcctgttttaaagcaGACTCTTTGAAAGGTGCATATAAACCCGGTTTCCATAGCAATTGCAAGCATCAGTGATAACCCAGAGCTTCTAAGTTATAATATACAGGCTACCCTATTAATGAGTTTCAAACTGCATTTCCACGAGACAACGGCTCAGCCACTGATAGATAAGGTCAGGCCCCATCTTCAAACTTTAAATTAAATCAGGATAGATCAAAATGCAACAGAGGGAGGAGTGTTCTTTTGGGAAAGTATGctgttaaaaatatgttctttgtgGAGGCAAAACAGTTGCTTTTGTGGTTTGTAAAGCccagatgaaaaaaatataaaacacatacaGCTTCTTCTGGGTTACTAATGGCACGTTGTCATGTTCTCATGCTATTTGTGAGCGAGTTTTTATCATGGTAGCTCAGGCTCTAAGAAAGCACACAATCCTTTGCTCTAGGAAGAAGAGACATAATGGTTTATTTTTGCCAGATCTCACATAGCATcatgttataatttattaaattgtttataCACTAGGTGCCAAGGCTCTGTGCCTGCCTTCAAGGAGATACCAGTTTATGGATGGGAGGGCTCAGCCATGTCACCAGGTCATTTCTATACTGTGCAAGAGTGCTTTACAGAGGTCCTCGAGGGACATCACTTAAGGTCTTGAAAGTCCTTCACTTGGAGTTGATATAGAGGATAAGACCTGGAAGAGGCATGAAATTTAACCAAGTGATGAGAGGTAGACTCATAGAAGTTAGCATTCCAGATATCGGTAAGGAGATGTAGTTCCTTTGGGGAGCTGCGAGGTGTTCTTATGGGAGAATGCATAGGACTAAAGAGGTAAGAAAGGCTATGAAAGGATTCACATGCCACACAAAGGCAATGGGAGCCACCAACATTTTTAAACAGAATAGTGACATGATCAGACTCATGTTTTTGAAAGACCACTATCGCTGCAGGGTAGGGCTTGAAACGGAACAGCCTAGAGGGACAAAGATGGAGAGAGGAGCGCAAATGTGTGACATGGGTTACAGGAAGCTTATGGCTATAATTTTCAAGTGCTGAATCTCTTACCTTGCCCTCACAGTAGAGTCACACCCTGCTCTACATCAGTTCCATGCAGTGTGGCCCCCAGACTGGCTGCATAAGCATCACCCAGAAGCTGTTTAAAAGTCCTAATTCTCAGACtgcatcccagacctactgattcAGCATCTCTAGGGCTAAGGTCTAGCGTTCTATGCTTTAACAAGCTTTCCAGGGGATTTTTCtggacatttaaattttttttttcttacagatggattctcactctgtcacccaggctggagtgcaatggtgccatctcggctcactgcaacctctgcctcccaggttcaagcgatgctcctacctcagcccccggagtggctgggattacaggcgtgcgacactatgcctggctaatatttttatttttagtagagatggggtttcaccatgttgaccaggctggtctcaaactcctgacctcaggtgatctgcccacctcagcctcccaaagtgctgggattacaggcgtgagccaccgtgcctggctgacgttcaagtttgagaaccactgctttacaatataactttttaattagCCGAGCTCAACTCTGTGGGACAGATCTCACTCcttatgtgtgtgtgcgcgcgcgtgtgtgtgtgtgtgtgtgtgatgggtaTACAATTTTGCAAAAATACATTACGCTGAATGTCAGAACTGCACAAAGATTTGTTGAGAAACTTTCACAGGTATGCTGCTAGATGGAAATCAGTTATACTCAGTCTGTTCCCATCCCTCCAATGCAACCCTTTCTGCAGTCCCTCCTCCACACCTTGCTATACACTGTGCTCCTCCCAGCACAGGTATAGTTGGCATTCCCACTGCCACCCACGAAGTCCTGGGACTTTTCCATATCTTCAGTTTTGTTTGGGCTATTCcttttatccagaatatatgtCTTCCTATTTTTATTGCATGTCTCAATCAGTCTTCCACATTCAGTATAATTCATCCTGCAAACTTCTAAGTCAGAATAGTGGGTGTCTGCCCTGGGGGAGGCAGAAAAGCACAGTAAATGACAGTGAAGGATTTGAAGTCAAAAAGATCTGGATTTGAATTCAAGCTCTGCCATATATTAGATGAGTCACTCGAGGCAAAGCATTTCACCTCTTTGAGCCTGTTGCCTTACAatcaaatgaggataataataacaatacctTCCATTTCTGGTTgttgaaatgattaaataaaaaagtGCTAGTAAAACACATGGCTTTtggtaagtactcagtaaatgacAGCTATTattattcttctcatctgcacacatTTTCTCTACATCTGTTAAACCAATCATTTCTGTGACATTtctgaatctctctctcttttcccactGGACTGAGGGCCTCTTGGAGATAGGAGCTGTGCCTATGTGTCTGACATCTCCAAGCACAGTGCCTTATACTCAACAGATGTTGTAGAACGGAACTGAGAGGTTGCACTTGAGCAGCTTTTCCTCCTGTCAGATTGTGTTCTATAATTCCTCTATAATTTACCTACTCAAATACAGCTTGTTCCCTGAGGTTCCTCAAGTTTTAGCTCCATGAGCTGTGAGGGGCACAGGTGAAGACAAAGTGAAAAGATGACAGTCCCAAAGGCCAAGACTTGAGTGGCAGCTGCTTCAAATAACCTTCTCTTTGAGGATGTCCTTGGTGTTTTCATCATCACTAAGTCTGCAAAGTAGGAGATGAAATGGGAGGACAGCAGGCAGGATTTAGATGGAAAGCCaatctccattttaattttaaaatgcattgaaaCTTCTAGGGCATAGCCaagtttataaaagaaaggaaTTAATTTTGTCTCGTGAATCCAGACCACAGGTAAGAACCACATTCAGTTATTTATAGTAACACGTGACACTTTTATATTTGCAGAgtgtttctgattctttttttccttctgaactCCTTTTATTAATTACTATTGACTTTAATAGCAACATAAAACTTTTAGAGCTGGAAAAGACCTTAAAGGCCCTTTAGTCCAACTGCTTCCCATTATAGGCAAGGTTTTCTGTCTCATTAGCAGCAGAGATGAAATTATCACCCAGGGCTCGTAAAGCCAAGGGGAGACTAAATTTGTATATAGCAACAAGATCTCTCTCTTTATATACAGGGAACCTAGATTGAAAACAGATTGAAGTGTGTTTT
It includes:
- the PPP1R2C gene encoding protein phosphatase inhibitor 2 family member C; this encodes MSASTSSHRPIKGILKNKSSSGSSVATSGQQSGGNIQDVKRKKSQKWDESSILATHRATYRDYDLMKANEPGTSYMNLQDDGEDSVRDVEGEDSVRGVQGKEAMAATDASDHSCEVEEEESNEAYMRKILLHKQEKKRQFEIRRRLHYNEELNIKLARQLMWNDLQSEDDENEERPPATNEEKTAAEESEEAPLSGGLQIQSCDP